One window of Psychrobacillus sp. FSL H8-0483 genomic DNA carries:
- a CDS encoding ring-cleaving dioxygenase, with protein sequence MKLAGIHHVSAITADADKNHDFFTRILGMRLVKKSVNQDNTSSYHLFYADAVGTPGTDMTYFDIPHAGKTYPGVSSISNTGFRVKSEDALLFWKERFVQFEVPHEKIVERYGRKTLYFEDFEGSRLMLVVDDGKGIPYGEAWIKDEISAENAIVGLGPVKLTVRKSKPTEKVLEEVMGFTLAGSYQSGVEDSPDILVYTTGAGGPAGEVHIETRPDLPMERPGRGSVHHVAFRVPSMEDYPKWEELLRAKGFTTSGLVDRYYFKAIYFREPNGILFELSTDEPGFDTDEPIESLGEKLALPPFLEPRRAQIEAKLRPLSINK encoded by the coding sequence ATGAAATTAGCTGGAATTCACCATGTATCAGCCATTACTGCAGACGCAGACAAAAATCATGACTTCTTTACACGAATTTTAGGAATGCGTTTAGTCAAAAAAAGTGTGAACCAGGACAATACATCATCCTATCACTTGTTTTATGCAGATGCAGTAGGGACTCCTGGTACTGATATGACTTACTTTGACATACCTCATGCTGGAAAAACATATCCTGGTGTATCAAGCATTAGTAATACTGGCTTTCGTGTGAAAAGTGAAGATGCATTGCTGTTTTGGAAAGAGAGATTTGTACAATTCGAAGTGCCTCACGAAAAGATAGTAGAAAGATATGGGAGAAAAACGCTTTATTTCGAAGACTTTGAAGGGTCTCGACTTATGCTTGTTGTCGATGATGGAAAAGGAATTCCTTATGGAGAAGCATGGATTAAAGATGAAATTTCTGCAGAAAATGCAATTGTGGGTTTAGGTCCAGTAAAATTAACTGTAAGAAAATCGAAGCCTACTGAAAAAGTATTGGAAGAAGTAATGGGCTTCACTTTGGCAGGATCATATCAATCAGGTGTAGAAGATTCTCCTGATATTCTTGTATATACGACGGGAGCAGGGGGACCAGCAGGAGAAGTGCATATAGAAACTCGCCCAGACTTGCCAATGGAGCGACCAGGTCGCGGAAGTGTCCACCATGTTGCATTTCGTGTTCCGTCAATGGAGGATTATCCGAAATGGGAGGAACTACTGCGTGCAAAAGGTTTTACAACTTCTGGGCTAGTTGATCGTTACTATTTCAAAGCTATTTATTTTAGAGAGCCTAATGGTATTTTATTTGAACTTTCTACGGATGAACCTGGTTTTGATACAGACGAACCGATAGAATCATTAGGAGAAAAACTTGCTTTACCACCTTTTTTAGAACCAAGAAGAGCACAAATAGAAGCGAAATTGCGTCCGTTGTCAATTAATAAATAA
- a CDS encoding DUF4064 domain-containing protein, translated as MSRTGEIVLGVISAIFSVISIISLSLLVIGGSATFQEAEFSNILEQEILNDPTLAEDPEVIAQGVDTFINLFTVLGWGFVTLIVISLVLNIVGIVFISKNKKAKLAGIMFILAGVFAGILSPTSILLYIAAILCFVRKPPVQLEEEYYSPEQTL; from the coding sequence ATGTCACGTACTGGAGAAATAGTGTTAGGAGTTATAAGTGCTATTTTTAGTGTTATTTCTATTATATCGCTATCATTATTAGTTATCGGAGGAAGTGCAACATTCCAAGAAGCGGAATTTTCTAATATTTTGGAACAAGAAATATTAAATGATCCTACATTAGCTGAAGATCCTGAAGTAATTGCACAAGGAGTAGATACATTTATTAATTTGTTTACTGTATTAGGTTGGGGGTTTGTAACCTTAATTGTAATTAGTTTAGTTTTAAACATAGTAGGTATTGTATTTATTTCTAAAAACAAAAAAGCGAAACTAGCTGGTATTATGTTTATCTTAGCTGGAGTGTTCGCTGGAATTCTTTCTCCCACATCGATATTATTGTATATTGCTGCAATCCTGTGCTTTGTACGTAAACCACCAGTTCAATTGGAAGAAGAGTATTATTCACCAGAACAAACTCTATAA
- a CDS encoding GNAT family N-acetyltransferase gives MDFQYKELGNDVFAYQYIQDGERLGEITWTLLGDVMVMDHTYVSDKLRGQGVAKKLLDTAASYARENDLKMEAVCSYVVAAFNKSDEYDDVKA, from the coding sequence ATGGATTTTCAATACAAAGAACTTGGTAATGATGTATTTGCCTATCAGTATATTCAAGATGGAGAAAGACTAGGGGAAATTACTTGGACATTACTTGGAGATGTTATGGTGATGGATCACACATATGTTTCTGATAAATTGAGAGGCCAAGGTGTAGCGAAAAAGTTGCTCGATACTGCCGCTTCTTATGCACGTGAAAATGATTTGAAAATGGAGGCTGTATGCTCATACGTCGTTGCTGCATTTAACAAATCCGATGAATATGATGATGTAAAAGCATAA
- a CDS encoding GNAT family N-acetyltransferase, whose product MIRATTLEDISTVQQIAKISWNDTYKDIIPEEIQKIFLEKAYSKMMLAKRIEKTLFLLAEYQGRPIGFANFTPVDEDGDIELTAIYVLPGFQQNGYGKKLIQAGLEKLHTGRQLFVYVESKNDGARVFYENFGFECLEEFDEYFEGHPLSTAKYVYLLKTPTC is encoded by the coding sequence ATGATTAGGGCGACGACGTTAGAAGATATTTCAACTGTACAACAAATCGCAAAGATCAGTTGGAACGATACTTATAAAGATATTATCCCAGAAGAAATACAAAAGATATTTTTAGAGAAGGCTTATTCCAAGATGATGCTTGCTAAACGAATAGAAAAGACTCTTTTTTTACTTGCTGAATATCAAGGACGGCCAATTGGATTTGCTAATTTTACTCCTGTTGACGAAGATGGAGATATTGAACTAACCGCAATCTATGTATTGCCAGGGTTTCAACAAAACGGATACGGCAAAAAACTAATCCAAGCAGGTTTAGAAAAACTACATACAGGTCGTCAATTGTTTGTTTATGTAGAAAGTAAAAATGATGGAGCACGTGTTTTTTATGAAAACTTCGGATTTGAGTGTTTAGAAGAATTTGATGAATACTTTGAAGGACATCCGTTATCTACTGCAAAATATGTATATTTATTAAAAACACCGACTTGTTAA